Proteins from a single region of Halichoerus grypus chromosome 13, mHalGry1.hap1.1, whole genome shotgun sequence:
- the B3GNT4 gene encoding N-acetyllactosaminide beta-1,3-N-acetylglucosaminyltransferase 4, protein MSRRLGCLVPYSLAVLLLSGLLFLKKEATPAGGPAARQPFWSPPGPRRSQCAPNRTVANVSLSLPGRHRLFLTYRHCRNFSVLLEPSGCAEDTFLLLAIKSQPGHVERRAAIRSTWGRVGGWARGRRLKLVFLLGVAGPAPPAQLLAYESREFDDILQWDFAEDFFNLTLKELHLQRWVAVACPQAHFVLKGDDDVFVHVPNVLEFLEGWDPARDLLVGDVIRQALPNRNTKVKYFIPPSMYGARHYPPYAGGGGYVMSRATVQRLQAAVEEAELFPIDDVFVGMCLRKLGVSPMHHAGFKTFGIRRPLDPLDPCLYRGLLLVHRLSPPEMWTMWALVTDEGLKCAAAPLPRLRGAG, encoded by the coding sequence ATGTCCCGCAGGCTGGGCTGCCTGGTCCCCTACAGCCTGGCTGTGTTGCTGCTCAGCGGCCTGCTCTTCCTGAAGAAGGAGGCCACGCCGGCGGGGGGCCCCGCGGCCCGCCAGCCCTTCTGGTCTCCCCCGGGGCCCCGCCGCAGCCAGTGTGCCCCCAACCGCACGGTGGCTAACGTCTCCCTGTCCTTGCCTGGCCGTCACCGCCTCTTCCTGACCTATCGCCACTGCCGCAACTTCTCCGTGTTGCTGGAGCCTTCGGGCTGTGCCGAGGACACCTTCCTGCTCCTGGCCATCAAGTCGCAGCCTGGCCACGTGGAGCGGCGCGCGGCTATCCGCAGCACGTGGGGCCGGGTggggggctgggccaggggccGGCGGCTGAAGCTGGTGTTCCTCCTGGGGGTGGCGGGACCCGCGCCCCCCGCCCAGCTGCTGGCCTACGAGAGTCGCGAGTTTGATGACATCCTGCAGTGGGACTTTGCGGAGGACTTCTTCAACCTGACCCTCAAGGAGCTGCACTTGCAGCGCTGGGTGGCGGTTGCCTGTCCCCAGGCCCACTTCGTGCTAAAGGGAGATGATGATGTCTTCGTCCATGTCCCCAACGTGCTGGAGTTCCTGGAGGGCTGGGACCCAGCCCGGGACCTCCTGGTGGGAGACGTGATCCGCCAGGCCCTGCCCAACAGGAACACCAAGGTCAAATACTTCATCCCCCCGTCCATGTACGGGGCCCGCCACTACCCGCCCTATGCCGGGGGTGGGGGATATGTCATGTCCAGAGCCACCGTGCAGCGCCTCCAAGCAGCCGTGGAGGAGGCCGAACTCTTCCCCATCGATGATGTCTTTGTGGGCATGTGCCTGAGGAAGCTGGGGGTGAGCCCCATGCACCACGCGGGCTTTAAGACATTTGGAATACGGCGGCCCCTGGACCCCCTAGACCCCTGCCTGTACCGGGGGCTCCTCCTGGTGCACCGCCTCAGCCCCCCCGAGATGTGGACCATGTGGGCGCTGGTGACAGATGAGGGGCTCAAGTGTGCAGCAGCCCCCTTGCCTCGACTCCGAGGGGCGGGTTGA